A window of the Candidatus Brocadiaceae bacterium genome harbors these coding sequences:
- a CDS encoding LysM peptidoglycan-binding domain-containing protein, with the protein MRRTIFINLAVGGMFFLSFLFGGCASQPKKQTVPVPLEKEIKSIEGATSSGTSYFVNKGDTLWRISKKYGVSVEQLLNANNITDVKNLKVGQTLIIPGHGKSNATYAKFTNTSPASTVARKMSATGFIWPVKGKTISYYDDFMNGTKHAGIYILPEPGQKVVAAKKGTVEAVSNLGDNKHVLVIKHAWGVRTFYGCCCTLLVGEGAYVEQGHPIANLLQNGPNVLKEISFKIYIKDKPVNPLLHLP; encoded by the coding sequence ATGAGAAGAACTATTTTTATAAACTTAGCTGTTGGTGGTATGTTTTTTTTGTCTTTCCTTTTCGGAGGATGTGCATCTCAACCAAAAAAACAGACAGTTCCGGTACCCCTGGAAAAAGAGATTAAATCAATTGAAGGGGCAACTTCGTCTGGGACATCGTACTTTGTTAATAAAGGAGACACCCTGTGGCGCATCTCTAAAAAGTACGGCGTTTCTGTCGAACAACTGCTCAATGCTAATAATATTACCGACGTAAAAAATTTGAAAGTTGGCCAGACATTGATTATTCCCGGTCATGGAAAATCCAACGCGACTTATGCCAAATTTACAAATACTTCGCCAGCAAGCACTGTCGCGAGAAAAATGTCTGCAACCGGCTTTATATGGCCCGTTAAGGGAAAAACTATTTCTTATTATGATGATTTTATGAACGGAACAAAACACGCGGGCATATATATACTTCCAGAACCAGGACAAAAAGTTGTAGCAGCAAAAAAAGGCACCGTTGAAGCTGTTTCAAATTTGGGAGATAATAAACATGTTCTGGTAATAAAACATGCATGGGGAGTACGCACGTTCTACGGGTGTTGCTGCACACTGCTGGTGGGAGAAGGCGCTTATGTTGAACAAGGACATCCCATTGCCAATCTTTTACAGAACGGTCCCAATGTATTGAAGGAAATTAGTTTTAAAATTTACATAAAAGACAAACCCGTAAATCCGCTATTACATTTACCATAA
- a CDS encoding HIT domain-containing protein — protein MKNLWAPWRVAYIQQSPKENVCFLCESFNNNHDDKSLIVYRSKESFCILNKYPYNSGHLMVAPNNHKADISELTDHELLEIMKLTAKMKGILTKLMAPEGFNIGINLGKPAGAGLLGHIHVHIVPRWNGDTNFMPVISEAKVISQSLENLYKEFKKQLV, from the coding sequence ATGAAGAATCTTTGGGCGCCATGGAGAGTAGCATATATACAACAAAGTCCCAAAGAAAATGTTTGTTTTCTTTGTGAGTCATTCAATAACAACCATGACGATAAAAGCCTTATTGTCTATCGAAGCAAGGAAAGTTTTTGTATCTTAAATAAATACCCATACAATAGCGGACACCTTATGGTTGCGCCTAACAACCATAAGGCTGATATTTCAGAGCTAACAGACCATGAACTCCTGGAAATTATGAAACTAACTGCAAAAATGAAGGGAATACTTACCAAACTAATGGCACCGGAAGGTTTTAACATTGGTATTAATCTTGGAAAACCTGCAGGAGCAGGACTTCTTGGGCACATACATGTACATATTGTACCTAGATGGAATGGCGATACAAATTTCATGCCTGTTATATCAGAAGCAAAGGTTATCTCTCAATCACTGGAAAATCTTTATAAAGAATTTAAAAAACAATTAGTATGA
- a CDS encoding deoxyguanosinetriphosphate triphosphohydrolase, whose translation MTRKDFELKEDRDLASFAMKSKNSKGRKYAEEEHFYRSVYQRDRDRIIHSTAFRRLEYKTQVFVNHEGDYYRTRLTHTMEVSQIARILSRALNLNEDLAEAIALAHDLGHTPFGHSGEEALKKLMKGQGGFEHNLHGLRVVDILEHRYPNFPGLNLSWEVRESIVKHNSSCLDNSTSAEYNATEQPLLEAQIVDKADAIAYDNHDIDDGLKAGIITNDDLQAIDLWRETQKKVKESYIIHDHSILIAQTIRTLINLEVTDLLENTKARIKQEGIRTVKDVRTFPGTIVAFSSKLTEQKNNLQKFLYHNVYQHYRVVRMSNKAKRFLEELFTSFLKNPKQLPIEYQKWVEESGLYQGICDYIAGMTDRYAQDEYKKLFYPYETV comes from the coding sequence ATGACCAGAAAAGATTTTGAATTAAAAGAGGACAGGGATCTTGCTTCTTTTGCGATGAAAAGCAAAAATTCCAAAGGAAGAAAGTATGCGGAGGAAGAACATTTCTATCGCAGTGTGTATCAGCGAGACCGTGATCGTATCATCCACTCAACGGCATTTCGGCGTCTTGAGTATAAAACACAAGTTTTTGTAAACCATGAAGGAGACTATTACAGAACACGGCTAACCCATACTATGGAAGTTTCACAAATCGCAAGAATTCTCTCAAGGGCATTAAATCTAAACGAAGACCTCGCAGAAGCCATAGCTCTGGCTCATGATCTGGGCCATACCCCCTTTGGACACTCAGGAGAAGAAGCATTAAAAAAACTCATGAAGGGACAGGGAGGCTTTGAACACAACCTTCATGGATTACGTGTGGTTGATATTCTCGAACACAGGTACCCTAATTTTCCAGGTCTTAATTTATCATGGGAAGTAAGAGAGTCCATCGTAAAACATAATTCTTCCTGTCTCGACAATTCAACCTCTGCAGAATATAATGCGACCGAACAACCTTTGTTAGAAGCACAAATTGTGGATAAAGCAGATGCTATTGCTTATGATAATCACGATATAGACGACGGTTTAAAGGCAGGCATTATTACCAATGACGATTTACAAGCCATTGACTTATGGAGAGAAACACAGAAAAAAGTGAAAGAAAGCTATATCATTCATGATCATTCAATATTAATAGCACAAACAATCAGGACCTTAATTAACCTGGAAGTTACTGATTTACTTGAAAATACCAAGGCTAGAATTAAACAAGAAGGAATTAGAACCGTCAAGGATGTCAGGACATTTCCTGGAACAATCGTAGCCTTTTCATCAAAATTAACGGAACAAAAAAATAATCTTCAAAAATTCCTTTATCATAATGTATATCAACATTATCGAGTTGTTCGAATGTCGAATAAAGCTAAGCGATTTTTAGAGGAACTTTTTACCTCTTTTCTTAAAAACCCAAAACAGCTCCCCATTGAATACCAAAAATGGGTAGAAGAGTCAGGCCTTTACCAGGGGATTTGCGACTATATTGCGGGAATGACTGATCGTTACGCGCAGGACGAATACAAAAAATTGTTCTACCCTTATGAAACAGTATGA
- the ispD gene encoding 2-C-methyl-D-erythritol 4-phosphate cytidylyltransferase has translation MKVSAVLVGAGLGLRMGGAVKKPFLRIHGKPIFLYTIERFSQNDMISEIIFVVGENELIPFREKWQAVLATYKVKKIIPGGKRRQDSVFNGISQTNKDTNIVLIHDIVRPLVKAEHIDSVINKTYEFHAAILAAPMKATVKEVGHNLCIERTVPRQRLWMAQTPQGFEKNLLLKVFQQSQNTATEFTDDSEMVEKAGYPVYIVPGTDDNIKITTSEDIHLAEALLTP, from the coding sequence ATGAAGGTATCTGCTGTCTTAGTCGGAGCAGGTCTTGGACTGCGAATGGGCGGAGCCGTAAAGAAACCTTTTCTGCGGATCCACGGCAAGCCTATATTTCTTTATACCATTGAGCGTTTTTCCCAAAACGACATGATCTCTGAAATTATTTTTGTCGTTGGTGAAAATGAGCTAATACCTTTTCGTGAAAAATGGCAAGCAGTACTTGCCACATACAAGGTCAAAAAGATTATTCCTGGAGGAAAAAGACGTCAGGATAGCGTGTTTAACGGCATTTCTCAGACAAATAAAGATACTAACATAGTACTCATTCATGATATTGTGAGACCTCTGGTAAAAGCAGAACACATCGATTCTGTCATAAACAAAACATATGAATTCCATGCTGCCATTCTCGCAGCTCCAATGAAAGCAACCGTTAAAGAGGTCGGACATAATTTATGCATTGAACGCACTGTGCCAAGACAAAGATTGTGGATGGCACAAACCCCACAGGGATTTGAAAAAAATTTGCTTCTAAAAGTCTTCCAGCAATCTCAAAATACTGCTACAGAATTCACTGATGATTCAGAAATGGTTGAAAAAGCAGGTTATCCCGTTTACATTGTTCCAGGGACAGATGACAACATAAAAATTACCACGTCTGAGGATATTCACTTGGCAGAGGCATTACTGACACCCTAA
- a CDS encoding hemerythrin domain-containing protein produces the protein MKKFSLLTTILSCLCISSCTAPKHRVYHHGFSQETSNVFASEILAQEFDTIERVLNILKEASNQLKEGKSVPREVLYGIIDIIENFSDKHHQEKEDKILFPFLKTVQDGDKIDFFGQLLLEHVLARDKIRELSFAINNLYQGKKEKKMITKISSSYIKLMKRHMKTEEKLLFPWMNTTLSHDDQVTLVEKFKAVEKEDISAGVHEKYVALIEEIENQLGLFSK, from the coding sequence ATGAAGAAATTTTCTCTACTAACAACCATTCTTTCATGCCTGTGCATTTCTTCATGTACTGCGCCAAAACATCGTGTATACCATCACGGGTTTTCTCAGGAAACATCAAATGTATTCGCATCTGAAATATTGGCCCAGGAATTCGACACCATAGAAAGGGTACTCAATATTTTAAAAGAGGCATCAAATCAACTGAAAGAAGGAAAATCTGTTCCCAGAGAAGTGCTTTATGGAATAATAGACATCATTGAGAATTTTTCTGATAAACACCATCAGGAAAAAGAGGATAAGATATTATTTCCTTTTCTTAAAACAGTTCAAGATGGAGATAAGATAGATTTTTTCGGACAATTACTTTTAGAACATGTATTAGCACGTGATAAGATTCGCGAATTGTCCTTCGCAATAAACAATCTGTACCAAGGGAAAAAAGAGAAAAAAATGATTACAAAAATTTCCTCTTCATACATAAAATTAATGAAAAGGCATATGAAAACAGAGGAAAAATTATTATTCCCATGGATGAACACTACGTTAAGCCACGATGATCAGGTAACCCTGGTTGAAAAATTTAAGGCAGTCGAAAAAGAAGATATTTCCGCGGGTGTTCATGAAAAGTATGTAGCCTTAATCGAAGAGATTGAAAACCAATTAGGGCTTTTTTCAAAATAG
- a CDS encoding DEAD/DEAH box helicase, producing the protein MVKILDRFKMLGLSENTLQALEKKGFEEPTLIQEKTIPVLLKGELDIIGQAQTGTGKTAAFGLPIIEKIKENSNTVQVLVLTPTRELAIQVSEEINSLKGNKRLQIVPIYGGQSIEEQLRRLKKGVDIVVGTPGRILDHLKRKSLKLSAISYLVLDEADEMLNMGFIEDIESILTKTNPEKRMLLFSATMPETILRIAKKYMRDYEFIIIKKEQPTSTLTDQIYFEVTESDKLEALCRIIDFEHEFYGLIFCRTKIDADRIANKLLDRGYAAEALHGDLSQYQRERILEKFKKKRANILVATDVAARGIDINNLTHVINYALPQNPESYVHRIGRTGRAGREGTAITFVTPQEYRQVIYIQKIAKTDIRKEKLPQIKDVIQVKKSRIKDELINIIKTENIVDYIRLAQEMLEGNEAECVLAALLKYSFRSELDEKSYNEIRDVSIDYKGKTRLCIALGKSDGMTPKKLTSFIKKKTQISDRKINDVKVFHKFSFIAVPFKEAEIILDIFKKEKKGRKPIVERARVKKKRY; encoded by the coding sequence ATGGTAAAAATATTAGACAGGTTTAAGATGCTTGGCTTATCAGAAAACACATTGCAGGCTTTGGAGAAGAAAGGTTTCGAAGAACCTACGCTAATTCAGGAAAAAACGATTCCGGTTCTCTTAAAAGGGGAATTAGACATTATAGGACAAGCCCAGACAGGAACGGGCAAAACTGCTGCTTTTGGATTACCTATTATTGAAAAAATAAAGGAAAATTCGAATACTGTGCAAGTTCTTGTCCTAACACCAACAAGAGAATTGGCAATCCAGGTATCTGAAGAGATAAATTCCTTAAAAGGGAATAAGAGACTCCAAATAGTTCCTATTTATGGAGGTCAATCTATAGAAGAACAACTAAGGAGATTGAAAAAAGGTGTAGACATAGTAGTTGGAACCCCCGGCAGAATCCTTGATCACCTTAAGAGGAAAAGTTTGAAATTAAGCGCTATATCATATCTGGTACTTGACGAGGCGGATGAAATGCTTAACATGGGTTTTATAGAAGACATAGAAAGCATTTTAACAAAAACCAATCCAGAGAAAAGAATGCTCCTTTTTTCGGCAACAATGCCGGAAACAATATTGCGTATTGCAAAGAAATATATGCGAGACTATGAATTTATCATAATAAAAAAAGAACAACCTACCTCAACATTGACGGATCAAATCTATTTTGAAGTAACGGAATCTGACAAATTGGAGGCACTCTGCAGAATTATTGACTTTGAACATGAGTTTTATGGTTTGATTTTCTGCAGAACGAAAATTGATGCAGACCGGATAGCAAACAAACTCCTGGACAGGGGATATGCTGCGGAAGCTCTACACGGAGACCTTTCTCAATATCAGAGAGAGAGAATATTAGAAAAATTCAAAAAGAAAAGAGCAAATATTCTGGTTGCTACAGACGTTGCGGCCAGGGGTATAGACATTAATAATCTCACGCATGTAATAAATTACGCTTTACCACAAAACCCGGAATCATACGTGCACAGAATAGGAAGAACCGGAAGAGCTGGAAGAGAAGGAACAGCGATAACATTTGTTACTCCGCAGGAATATAGACAAGTTATCTATATACAAAAAATTGCCAAAACTGACATAAGAAAAGAAAAACTTCCTCAAATAAAGGATGTCATACAAGTAAAGAAATCGAGGATCAAAGATGAGTTGATAAACATCATAAAGACTGAGAATATTGTCGACTACATAAGGCTCGCGCAAGAAATGCTGGAAGGAAATGAAGCAGAATGCGTCTTGGCGGCGCTTTTAAAGTACTCGTTCCGCAGTGAATTAGACGAAAAAAGTTATAATGAAATCAGGGATGTTTCCATAGACTATAAAGGAAAAACCAGACTCTGTATTGCGCTGGGAAAAAGCGATGGAATGACTCCTAAAAAACTAACGAGTTTCATAAAAAAGAAAACACAAATAAGCGATCGAAAAATCAATGATGTCAAAGTATTTCATAAATTTTCTTTCATAGCAGTGCCTTTCAAGGAAGCAGAAATAATACTTGATATTTTTAAAAAGGAAAAGAAAGGAAGAAAACCTATTGTTGAACGGGCTCGAGTTAAAAAGAAACGCTACTAA
- the thiL gene encoding thiamine-phosphate kinase, which produces MAELAFIQKIRRRQKKRRDIVLGIGDDCAALDVSSDKLCIITADMLVNGTHFDLKKCTPQQAGRKAIACSVSDVAAMGCRATFAVVSICFPHNATNTFATKLYEGIWSMTNKYNIEIVGGDIISGNCPLCINVTMLGRDDGLKPIRRSGARTGDMILVTGTLGGSLLGKHLSFEPLLEEGIFLNKHYTIHAMIDISDGLAADLNHILQESHGGAILYEDKIPLSKAAVKLSKITGKTPLDHALFDGEDYELLFVVSKNQANKVMNSDYFQKGMIHCIGEMVNGHGIRMKNIQGNTQRVKPHGYEHLTS; this is translated from the coding sequence ATGGCGGAGTTAGCATTTATACAAAAAATCAGAAGGAGACAAAAAAAACGCAGAGATATTGTTCTGGGTATTGGTGATGACTGTGCAGCATTAGATGTGTCTTCGGACAAATTATGCATTATCACGGCCGATATGTTGGTAAACGGCACACATTTCGATTTAAAAAAATGCACCCCGCAACAGGCAGGAAGAAAGGCTATTGCTTGCAGCGTTAGTGATGTGGCAGCCATGGGTTGCCGGGCAACGTTTGCCGTCGTTTCTATCTGCTTCCCCCACAACGCTACCAATACATTTGCAACAAAGCTCTATGAAGGCATTTGGAGCATGACAAATAAATATAATATTGAAATTGTTGGAGGCGACATTATCAGTGGTAATTGTCCCTTGTGCATAAATGTAACTATGCTGGGAAGAGATGATGGTTTAAAACCAATCCGCCGTTCAGGCGCTCGGACAGGGGACATGATTCTTGTTACGGGAACACTCGGTGGATCACTTCTCGGTAAACATCTTAGTTTTGAGCCTCTTTTGGAAGAAGGGATTTTCCTCAATAAACATTATACTATTCATGCCATGATAGACATCAGTGATGGATTAGCAGCAGATTTAAATCATATCCTGCAGGAAAGCCATGGGGGCGCCATTCTCTACGAAGACAAAATTCCTCTCTCAAAGGCCGCAGTAAAACTTTCAAAGATAACAGGAAAAACACCGCTTGATCACGCCCTGTTTGATGGTGAGGATTATGAATTATTGTTCGTAGTATCAAAAAATCAGGCAAACAAAGTTATGAATTCTGATTATTTTCAAAAAGGTATGATTCATTGTATCGGAGAGATGGTAAACGGCCATGGTATTCGAATGAAAAATATCCAGGGAAATACTCAGCGCGTAAAACCACACGGATATGAACATCTCACATCATAA